The DNA sequence CGATCCGGCCGCGCGGTCCCGGCTCGGCGAACGGCAGTGCCCGCAGACCGAGCTCCGCGGCCTCCGTCTCCGACGCGGGAAAGACCGCCACACCCAGCCCGCGCGCCGCGAGCTGGGCCACCAGCTCGGGCGCGGCCGCCTCGAAGGCGACGCGCGGTGCGAACCCGGCCTGCGCACAGACCCGTTCCAGGACCGCCCGCAGACCGGTGCCGCGCGGCAGGCTGATGAGGGGCCGGTCCGCGAGCGCGGTCAACGGGAGGCCCGGCGCCGGACCGGCCGCCCGCTCCTGCGCGTACGCGATGAGCGGGTCGCCCTCCGCCACGACGACCGCCAAGGGCTCGTCCACCACGATGTCCCAGAGGATGCCCTGCGGCGGGGCGTCGGTCGTCTGACCGACCAGGGCGACGTCGAGTTCACCCGCCCGCAGCGCGGCCAGCATGCGCTCCGAGGTGTCCTCGGTCAGGGCGATCTCGACGTGCGGATGCTCGTCGTGGAAGTCCGCGAGCAGCTCCGCCACGCCGAACATGCCGGTGGCGGAGCCCGAGACGACCCCGAGCGTGACACGGCCGCGCAGCAGCCCGGTGAACTCGTCGGCCGTCTGCCGCATCCCCTCGACCGCGGCGAGCGCGGCCCGGGCGTACGGCAGCACCGCCGCGCCCGCCTCCGTCACGGTGACCGTCCGGCCCGAGCGGTCCAGGAGCCGCTGCCCCAGCTCCCGCTCCAACTGCCGGACCTGTGCGCTCACCCCGGGCTGCGCCACGTGCAACCGGGTGGCGGCGCGGGTGAAGTTGGCCTCTTCCACGACGGTGAGGAAGTACCGGAGCTGGCGAAGTTCCATAACGGAGAATGCTAGTCACGAGACGTACTGGCTCTTGGACTTATCGCACCACCCCTTGGATCTTGGAACCATGGGGAACACGGAGAACACGGGGAACACAGGGAGCACGGGGCCTGGAACCGCGTCGCAGCAGCCCATACGGTCCGCCATCGCAGCCGAGCGCCGCGAGCTGGCCGATCTCCTGGAGAGCCTGACGCCCGAGCAGTGGGACACGCCGTCGCTGTGCGCGGGCTGGCGGGTGCGCGAGGTCGCGGCACACATGTCGCTCGGCTTCCGCTATCCGCTCCCCCGCGTCCTGTGGCAGCTCGTCAGGGCGGGCGGCAGTCTGCACCGCATGACGGACCGCTGCGCCCGCGCGGACGCGGCGGCGTACGGGACCGCCGAGCTCGCCGGATTCCTGCGTGAGCACGCGCACCACCCGTGGACCCCGCCCGTCGGCGGCTTCGCCAGCGCGCTCGGCCACGACGTGGTGCACGGCATGGACATCACCGTGGCCCTCGGCCTCGACCGGCGGGTACCGGAGGACCGGGTGCGGATCCTCCTGGACCACGTCACCGTCAAGAGCGCCAAGTTCTTCGGCGCCGACCTCACCGGGGTCCAGCTCTGCGCCGACGACCTCGACTGGACGTACGGCTCCGGGGCGCCGCTGCGGGGATCCGGCCAGGACCTGCTGCTCGCCGCGTTCGGCCGCGCGGTGCCCGCGGGGCGCCTGCGCGGGGAGCGGAGCGAGCGCTTCACAGCGGCCTGAGCGGAGCGCGCGGGCAGGCCTGTGCCGGGGCCGCACCGCGGTCGGCGCGGAGGGCCGCACCGGGGCCCGGGTGCCGTCGGGCGGCCCGTGCCCGGCACGGCCACGCGGGATACCATCGACCCCGCCATGGAGATCAACGCCCACCACACCAGCCTCGTCGCGCTCGGCGACTCCTTCACCGAGGGCATGTCCGACCTGCTGCCCGACGGCGGCTACCGCGGCTGGGCGGACGTCCTGGCCGAGCGCGTCGCGGCCCGCACCCCCGGCTTCCGGTACGCCAACCTCGCCGTGCGCGGCAAGCTCATCGGGCAGATCGTCGACGAGCAGGTCGACGTGGCGGCCGGGCTCGGCGCCGATGTGATCACGCTCGTGGGCGGCCTCAACGACACCCTGCGCCCCAAGTGCGACATGGTGCGCGTACGCGACCTGCTCGAACAGGCCGTGGAGACCCTCGCCCCGTCCTGCAAGCAGCTCGTCCTGATGCGCAGCCCCGGCCGCCAGGGCCCGGTCCTCGAACGCTTCCGGCCGCGCATGGAGGAGCTCTTCTCCCACGTCGACGACCTCGCGGCCCGCCACGGCGCGGCCGTCGTCGACCTGTACGGGTCGACGACGCTCGGCGACCAGCGCATGTGGGACGTGGACCGGCTGCATCTGACGGCCGAGGGGCACCGCAGGGTCGCCGAAGCGGTGTGGCAGACGCTCGGCTACGCGCCGCAGGAGGACTGGCAGGCACCCCTGTCCGCTGCCGTACGGCCCTCCTGGTCCGCGCGGCGCATCGCCGACGCCCGCTTCGCCAAGCAGCACCTGGCCCCGTGGATCGGCCGCCGTCTGACGGGCCGCTCCTCCGGCGACGGCAGGACGGGCGCCCATGTGGACCCCACCACCGGCCGCGCCTTCTGGGTCACCCCGGCCGACGCCACGGCTCCCGGCCCGGTCCAGGCCTGGCAGCGCGTGGAGCCCGACCCGGCCTGACCCCGCGGCACATCCGGGTACACCGTGCACCCGCCCCTCCCTTCGTAGGTTCAGACGAACCCAGCCATGGCGCTGGCCTGCAGAAACCGCCAGTAGAATGGCCGACTGTGACTGCTGCGCCTGCTAAGCCCCGTATCCCGAACGTCCTCGCCGGGCGTTACGCCTCCGCCGAGCTCGCCACGCTCTGGTCGCCCGAGCAGAAGGTCAAGCTCGAGCGTCAGCTCTGGCTCGCCGTGCTGCGTGCGCAGAAGGACCTCGGCATCGAGGTGCCGGACACGGCGCTCGCCGACTACGAGCGGGTCCTCGACCAGGTCGACCTGGCCTCCATCGCCGAGCGCGAGAAGGTCACGCGCCACGATGTGAAGGCCCGCATCGAGGAGTTCAACGCCCTCGCCGGGCACGAGCACGTCCACAAGGGCATGACCTCCCGCGACCTCACGGAGAACGTGGAGCAGCTCCAGATCCGGCTCTCCCTCGAGCTGGTGCGGGACCGCACGGTGGCGGTGCTCGCGCGGCTCGGCCGGCTCTCCGGCGAGTACGCGGAGCTGGTCATGGCGGGCCGCTCGCACAACGTGGCCGCGCAGGCGACGACCCTCGGCAAGCGCTTCGCGACCGCCGCCGACGAGCTGCTCGTCGCCCACCGCCGCGTCGAGGACCTCCTCGGCCGCTACCCGCTGCGCGGCATCAAGGGCCCCGTCGGCACCGCGCAGGACATGCTGGACCTGCTCGGCGGCGACGCGGACAAGCTCGCCGACCTGGAGCGCCGCATCGCGACGCACCTGGGCTTCGACCGTGCCTTCACCTCCGTCGGTCAGGTCTACCCGCGCTCCCTCGACTACGAGGTCGTCACGGCGCTCGTGCAGTTGGCCGCCGCGCCGTCGTCCCTGGCGAAGACGGTCCGGCTGATGGCCGGGCACGAGCTGGTCACCGAGGGCTTCAAGCCGGGCCAGGTCGGGTCGTCCGCCATGCCGCACAAGATGAACACCCGCTCCTGCGAGCGCGTCAACGGCCTGACGGTCATCCTGCGCGGCTACGCCTCCATGACCGCCGAGCTCGCCGGCGACCAGTGGAACGAGGGCGACGTGTCCTGCTCCGTGGTCCGCCGCGTGGCCCTGCCCGACGCCTTCTTCGCGCTCGACGGGCTCCTTGAGACGTTCCTGACGGTGCTCGACGAGTTCGGCGCGTTCCCCGCCGTCGTCGCTCGAGAGCTCGACCGCTATCTACCGTTCCTCGCCACCACCAAGGTGCTGATGGCGTCGGTGCGGGCGGGTGTGGGCCGTGAGGAGGCGCACGAGGCGATCAAGGAGAACGCGGTGGCTTCCGCGCTCGCCATGCGTGAGCAGGGCGCCGAGCGCAACGAGCTCCTCGACAAGCTGGCCGCCGACTCCCGCATCCCGCTGGACCGCGCGCAGCTGGACGAGCTGATGGCCGACAAGCTGTCCTTCACCGGCGCCGCCAGCGACCAGGTCGCCGCGGTCGTCGCGCAGATCGAGGCGGTGCTCAAGGAGCACCCCGCGGCTGCTGCGTACACGCCGGGCGCCATTCTCTGAGGCGCGGTACCCCGCGCTCCCTCAGGCGTCGCCCTTCCGGCGGGCCGTGGCCCGCGCACCCCGCACGGTCAGCTCCGTGCCCGGTGCGCGCCGCGGCCCGCCTTGCGTATGCGTACCGCCACGAAGGCCAGGACGGCGAGGGCCACGATGGCGAGGACGACCTTCGAGTACAGGCCGACGACGTCGGTGACTTCGTGCCAGCGGGTGCCGAGGGCGTGGCCGACCAACACGAAGGCGCTGTTCCAGATCAGGCTGCCCGCGGTGGTGAGGCCGAGGAAGACGGGCAGGGGCATCCGCTCGATGCCCGCCGGTATCGAGATCATGCTGCGGAAGATCGGCACCATGCGGCCGAAGAACACGGCCTTGGTGCCGTGCCGTCCGAACCACGCTTCCGTCCTCTCTATGTCGGACGTCTTGACGAGGGGCAGGCGGGCGGCTATCGCGACGGTGCGGTCGCGGCCGAGCAGCGCGCCGATGGCGTAGAGAGCGATGGCTCCCGCCACTGATCCGGCCGTGGTCCACAGCAGCGCGGCGAGGAGACTGAACTTGCCCTGGCTCGCGGCGAATCCGGCGAGCGGCAGGATGACTTCGCTGGGCAGTGGCGGGAAGAGGTTCTCCAGCGCGATGGCCGCGCCCGCGCCTGCCGCGCCGAGCGAGTCCATGAGGTCGGCGGCCCAGCCCGCTATTCCGCCCGCGGGCGCTTCCGCCGATGCGGACGCGTGGGTGGCGAAGAGGTGCGCGTCGAGTGTGCGTCCAGCTGTGAGGATCATGCCTTCGACAGTACGAAATGCGCAGGCCACGGCGGTATGAGGGCCGCCGCAGAGTTCCACTGCGGGACGCCGTAGCGCCTGGCTGTGGGGGTCCTCAGCAAGGTGTGCGGTTTTCCGCAGTCCGCCGCGAGCGGCGCTCGGCTAGCGTGATTGATCATGCGAAGCTCTCTCATTCGCCGACTGCGCGTCGCCGTGGGCGTGCTGCTCGGGTTCCTCAGCGTGGTCGTCGAGCTGATCCTCACCCTGGCGTCGGGCCTCTGGCTGCTGCTCACGCTCGGGCGGTCCGGCGTGGGTCGTAGCGAGTCGGGCGTGGTCGCCCGGGCCGCCCGCCGGTGGGCCGACGTGCAGCGGCGCCGGATGGCGAGGTGGTACGGCGCGGAGATAGCGCCGCCGACGAGCGGCGCGTCCGCGCTGGCCTTCGTCGCCACGCGCTGGCCGGTGGGGCTGCTCGGCGGCATGGTCCTGCTGTGCGCCTTGATAGGTGGGGGCTATGCCTCGCTGCTGCTGTGGGGCTGGGCCGCGGTCGATCTGAGCAGATGGCCGATGACCATGGGCGTCTCCGGCTTCGGCGGGTTGTTCCTGCTGTTCCTGGCCGCTCAGGGGGTAGGGGCGGTGGCGCTGATGGACGAGCGCCTCGCGCGGCACTTCCTCGGCCCGAGCGCCCGCCAGCGCATGCAGCGCCGCATCGGGGAGCTGGCGGAGAGCCGTGCCGGTGTCGTGGAGGCGGTGCACGACGAGCGGCGCCGTATCGAGCGCGATCTGCACGACGGCGTCCAGCAGCGTCTGGTGGCACTGGGCATGCTGCTCGGCCGGGCCCGTCGCACGCCTGATCCGAAGAAGTCGGCGGCGCTGCTGCGCCAGGCGCACGAGGAGAGTCAGCAGGCGCTGGTGGAACTGCGGGAGGTGGCCTGGCGCGTGTATCCGGCGGCGCTGGACGAGGGCGGGCTCGCGGCGGCTCTGGAGACGGTCGCGGAGCGCGCCGCGATCCCGGTCCGCCTGGACTGCGAGCTGCGGGCCTCACCGCCGCCCACGGCCCAGGCCGTCGCGTACTTCGTGGCCGCCGAGGCCGTGACGAACGCGGTCAAGCACTCGGGCGCCAGCCTGGTCACGGTGCGTGCCGACGGCGCGGAGGGGGTGCTGCGGCTGCGGGTGGAGGACGACGGCCGTGGCGGCGCCGATCCGTCGGGCGGTGGGCTGCTCGGGCTGACGCGTCGGGTCGCGGCGCTCGACGGTACGTTCAGCGTGGCCAGTCCGGCCGGAGGCCCCACTGTCATCACCGCGGAGTTGCCATGCGTGTAATGCTCGCCGACGATTCGACGCTGCTGCGGGAGGGGCTCGCTCGACTCCTTGCGGACGAGGGGCACGAGGTGACGGCGTCCGTGGGCGATGCGCAGGCGCTGCTCGACGCGATCGCGGCCGATCCGCCGGACGCCGCGGTGGTGGATGTCCGGATGCCTCCGACGCACACGGACGAGGGTCTGCGTGCGGCCCTTGAGATCCGTCGGTCCTGGCCGGGCACAGGGGTCCTGGTGCTGTCCCAGTATGTGGAGCGGCGGTATGCGACGGACCTGTTGACCACCGCCACGGAGGGGGTGGGCTATCTCCTGAAGGACCGGGTGGTGCAGGTCGACGAGTTCTTGGACGCCCTGGACCGGGTGGGTGCGGGTCGTACGGCTTTCGACCCGGAGGTCGTGCGCCAGTTGCTGACGTTCAGCCGTCACGCCGATCCGCTGGCGCGGTTGACGGACCGGGAGCGCGAGGTGCTGGGGAGGATGGCGCAGGGGCATACGAACGCGGCGATCGCGGAGCAGCTGCACGTGTCGCAGAGCGCGGTGGAGAAGTATGTGAACGCGATCTTCGACAAGTTGGAGCTGTCGTCGACAAGCGGGTACAGCCGCAGGGTTCTGGCGATCCTGCGCTATCTGGGGTCGTGAGGTGAGGCCGTGGGGGTGGTGGCGGGATCGCCCGGTGGGGCGGAAGGGCCCGCCGGGGAGCGGGCGCTGCTCGTGGGCCATGGGGAGCAGGGCTGTTGGCGTTCCCGAAGGGCCGCTGGCGGGGCCGTCCCCGAGGGGGAGTGAGGGGGCGGCCCCGCCTTCGCGGCGGCTAGAGGCCGACGTCCCGGCTGCGGATGTCCTCAAGGGACTCGCGGCGCACCAGGAGCCGGGCGTGGCCGCCTTCGACGGCGACGACCGGCGGGCGGCCGACGAGGTTGTAGCCGGAGGCCATCGACAGGTGGTAGGCGCCCGCGACGGGCACGGCGAGCAGATCGCCAGGGTGGGTGTCGCCGGGCAGTTGGATGTCGGTGGCGAGGACGTCCCCGGCTTCGCAGTGCCGGCCGACGACGGTGACGGTGGCGGGCGCGGCGGTGGAGCGGCGTCCGATGAGGCGCGGCAGATAGCGCACTCCGTACAGCGCGGGGCGCGGGTTGTCGCTCATGCCACCGTCGACGGCGACGAAGGTCCGCTCGCTGGTGCGCTTCACGGACAGGACGCGGTAGAGGGCGACACCGGCGGGTCCCGCGATGGCGCGGCCGGGCTCGACGACCAGACGGGGCACGGGGAGGCCGGCCGCCGCGCAGCTCTCGGCGAGTTCGGTGCGCACCTTGCGGGCCAGCGTGGTGATGTCGAGCGCGTCCTCGCCGGGGCGGTAGGCGATGCCGTGGCCGCCGCCGAGGTCCAGTTCGGGCAGGGTGATGCCGTGGTGCTCCTTGATGCGCGCCATCAGGCCGACGAGCCGGCGCACGGCGCACAGGTACGGCTTGTCCGTGGTGATCTGCGAGCCCAAGTGGCAGTGCAGCCCGACCAGTTCGAGCCCGGGCTGGTCCAGGATGCGGGCGATGGCGTGCTGGGCGGAGCCGTCGGTGATGGACAGGCCGAACTTCTGGTCCTCGGTGCCGGTGCGGATCTTGCTGTGGCCACCCGCGGCGATGCCCGGGACGACGCGTACGAGGACCTTCTGGCGGCTGCCGTGGGGCACGGCCGAGGCGAGCCGGGCGATCTCCGACGCGCTGTCGATGACGATGCGCCCGACGCCGAGCCGCAGGGCGGCGTGCAGGTCCTGCGGGCTCTTGGCGTTGCCGTGCAGGACGATGCGGTCGGCGGGGAAGCCGGTGGTGACGGCGAGTTCGAGCTCGCCCGCGGAGCACACGTCGAGGCCGAGCCCCTCCTCCGCGACCCAGTGCGCCATGGCACGGCACAGGAAGGCCTTGGCCGCGTACAGCACGTCGGCGTTGGGGAAGGCGTGCAAATAGGTGCGGCAGCGGTCGCGTACGTCGGCTTCGTCCAGGAGGTAGGCGGGGGTGCCGAAGCGGTCCGCTATCTCGGTGAGTGCCACGCCGCCGACGGACAGGTCGCCGTGCGGGAGCCGCGTCGTGGAGTGCGGCCAGACCGTCAGGTCGTCGGCGGGGTCGGCCGCGGCGTCCAGGGGCGCGGCGGATGCGGGGGCCGCGGCGTGGTCTCGGGCCGCGGGCAGGTCGGCAAGGGTCATGGCAAGCTCCTCGTTTCGCCTCGTCTTCACGTCGTCACCTGGCCGTCTCAGCCGATCCAGGCGGTCAGCGCGCCGACCAGGGCGGCGGCCCCGGTGACCCGCAGCGCACCCACGGTCTGCGGATCCCACTCCCGCCGGCGCGCGGGGCGGCGGGACGAAGGGGCGCCGACGGACGGCACGGCGACCGGCGGTACGGAAACGGCCGGAGGTGCGGAAGTGACCCGCGATGCGGAAGTGACCCGCGGTGCGGAGGTGACCTGCGGCGCGGAGGAGGCCCGGGCTGTGGAGGTGACCGGTGCGTCGGAGGTGAGCCGCGGGTCGACGGTGACCCGGGTGACGCCCAGGGGTTCGGTGAGGGCGCGCAGCGCCGGTTCGGAGAGGCGGATGCGGGGCTGGCGGGCGCCGAGCGTGGCGGTCAGCCGCTCCTCGGAGGTGAAGGCGACGGCGGTGCGGCCGCCGACGGGTGTGCGGAACAGGCGGGCGACGAAGCCCGCGGGTCCCGGCCGGACGGGTACGAACAGCGGTCCGG is a window from the Streptomyces spectabilis genome containing:
- a CDS encoding sensor histidine kinase codes for the protein MRSSLIRRLRVAVGVLLGFLSVVVELILTLASGLWLLLTLGRSGVGRSESGVVARAARRWADVQRRRMARWYGAEIAPPTSGASALAFVATRWPVGLLGGMVLLCALIGGGYASLLLWGWAAVDLSRWPMTMGVSGFGGLFLLFLAAQGVGAVALMDERLARHFLGPSARQRMQRRIGELAESRAGVVEAVHDERRRIERDLHDGVQQRLVALGMLLGRARRTPDPKKSAALLRQAHEESQQALVELREVAWRVYPAALDEGGLAAALETVAERAAIPVRLDCELRASPPPTAQAVAYFVAAEAVTNAVKHSGASLVTVRADGAEGVLRLRVEDDGRGGADPSGGGLLGLTRRVAALDGTFSVASPAGGPTVITAELPCV
- a CDS encoding DedA family protein, with amino-acid sequence MDSLGAAGAGAAIALENLFPPLPSEVILPLAGFAASQGKFSLLAALLWTTAGSVAGAIALYAIGALLGRDRTVAIAARLPLVKTSDIERTEAWFGRHGTKAVFFGRMVPIFRSMISIPAGIERMPLPVFLGLTTAGSLIWNSAFVLVGHALGTRWHEVTDVVGLYSKVVLAIVALAVLAFVAVRIRKAGRGAHRARS
- the lysA gene encoding diaminopimelate decarboxylase; the encoded protein is MTLADLPAARDHAAAPASAAPLDAAADPADDLTVWPHSTTRLPHGDLSVGGVALTEIADRFGTPAYLLDEADVRDRCRTYLHAFPNADVLYAAKAFLCRAMAHWVAEEGLGLDVCSAGELELAVTTGFPADRIVLHGNAKSPQDLHAALRLGVGRIVIDSASEIARLASAVPHGSRQKVLVRVVPGIAAGGHSKIRTGTEDQKFGLSITDGSAQHAIARILDQPGLELVGLHCHLGSQITTDKPYLCAVRRLVGLMARIKEHHGITLPELDLGGGHGIAYRPGEDALDITTLARKVRTELAESCAAAGLPVPRLVVEPGRAIAGPAGVALYRVLSVKRTSERTFVAVDGGMSDNPRPALYGVRYLPRLIGRRSTAAPATVTVVGRHCEAGDVLATDIQLPGDTHPGDLLAVPVAGAYHLSMASGYNLVGRPPVVAVEGGHARLLVRRESLEDIRSRDVGL
- a CDS encoding SGNH/GDSL hydrolase family protein — protein: MEINAHHTSLVALGDSFTEGMSDLLPDGGYRGWADVLAERVAARTPGFRYANLAVRGKLIGQIVDEQVDVAAGLGADVITLVGGLNDTLRPKCDMVRVRDLLEQAVETLAPSCKQLVLMRSPGRQGPVLERFRPRMEELFSHVDDLAARHGAAVVDLYGSTTLGDQRMWDVDRLHLTAEGHRRVAEAVWQTLGYAPQEDWQAPLSAAVRPSWSARRIADARFAKQHLAPWIGRRLTGRSSGDGRTGAHVDPTTGRAFWVTPADATAPGPVQAWQRVEPDPA
- a CDS encoding SAV_915 family protein, with product MTQPLVCGEDPEPAERGPAGPLFVPVRPGPAGFVARLFRTPVGGRTAVAFTSEERLTATLGARQPRIRLSEPALRALTEPLGVTRVTVDPRLTSDAPVTSTARASSAPQVTSAPRVTSASRVTSAPPAVSVPPVAVPSVGAPSSRRPARRREWDPQTVGALRVTGAAALVGALTAWIG
- a CDS encoding LuxR C-terminal-related transcriptional regulator, which codes for MLADDSTLLREGLARLLADEGHEVTASVGDAQALLDAIAADPPDAAVVDVRMPPTHTDEGLRAALEIRRSWPGTGVLVLSQYVERRYATDLLTTATEGVGYLLKDRVVQVDEFLDALDRVGAGRTAFDPEVVRQLLTFSRHADPLARLTDREREVLGRMAQGHTNAAIAEQLHVSQSAVEKYVNAIFDKLELSSTSGYSRRVLAILRYLGS
- a CDS encoding LysR family transcriptional regulator — translated: MELRQLRYFLTVVEEANFTRAATRLHVAQPGVSAQVRQLERELGQRLLDRSGRTVTVTEAGAAVLPYARAALAAVEGMRQTADEFTGLLRGRVTLGVVSGSATGMFGVAELLADFHDEHPHVEIALTEDTSERMLAALRAGELDVALVGQTTDAPPQGILWDIVVDEPLAVVVAEGDPLIAYAQERAAGPAPGLPLTALADRPLISLPRGTGLRAVLERVCAQAGFAPRVAFEAAAPELVAQLAARGLGVAVFPASETEAAELGLRALPFAEPGPRGRIVLARRADGPQGPAAHAFLTRLQEALADGLAAGGSAADASTSGTKGRDDSGS
- the purB gene encoding adenylosuccinate lyase, which translates into the protein MTAAPAKPRIPNVLAGRYASAELATLWSPEQKVKLERQLWLAVLRAQKDLGIEVPDTALADYERVLDQVDLASIAEREKVTRHDVKARIEEFNALAGHEHVHKGMTSRDLTENVEQLQIRLSLELVRDRTVAVLARLGRLSGEYAELVMAGRSHNVAAQATTLGKRFATAADELLVAHRRVEDLLGRYPLRGIKGPVGTAQDMLDLLGGDADKLADLERRIATHLGFDRAFTSVGQVYPRSLDYEVVTALVQLAAAPSSLAKTVRLMAGHELVTEGFKPGQVGSSAMPHKMNTRSCERVNGLTVILRGYASMTAELAGDQWNEGDVSCSVVRRVALPDAFFALDGLLETFLTVLDEFGAFPAVVARELDRYLPFLATTKVLMASVRAGVGREEAHEAIKENAVASALAMREQGAERNELLDKLAADSRIPLDRAQLDELMADKLSFTGAASDQVAAVVAQIEAVLKEHPAAAAYTPGAIL
- a CDS encoding maleylpyruvate isomerase family mycothiol-dependent enzyme, which encodes MGNTENTGNTGSTGPGTASQQPIRSAIAAERRELADLLESLTPEQWDTPSLCAGWRVREVAAHMSLGFRYPLPRVLWQLVRAGGSLHRMTDRCARADAAAYGTAELAGFLREHAHHPWTPPVGGFASALGHDVVHGMDITVALGLDRRVPEDRVRILLDHVTVKSAKFFGADLTGVQLCADDLDWTYGSGAPLRGSGQDLLLAAFGRAVPAGRLRGERSERFTAA